In Rutidosis leptorrhynchoides isolate AG116_Rl617_1_P2 chromosome 2, CSIRO_AGI_Rlap_v1, whole genome shotgun sequence, one genomic interval encodes:
- the LOC139890459 gene encoding uncharacterized protein, translating into MYTSYAQDEFDRTEPARHSYYAQDWFDRPEPARHSSYVHPSIFPDPLLNQIPVMFRLYVTNIHNVVDDGNCGFRSVASSLGCHEDCWPQIISELLEEIRMHHATYVDMFGEVELKRIYNVINLPLNTPVTSQYWIILPIMGFLIASRYNVVSLFLSNLADTTCLPLWSSPPVVQSHSVCVIARVHDNHFVKVDLAGDYPVPPTHPQWNYYKYDAEWERPYKN; encoded by the coding sequence ATGTATACGTCTTACGCACAAGATGAGTTTGATAGAACGGAACCTGCAAGACATAGTTATTACGCACAAGATTGGTTCGATAGACCGGAACCTGCCAGACATAGTTCTTACGTACACCCATCAATTTTCCCAGATCCGTTATTGAATCAAATTCCAGTTATGTTTCGACTGTACGTAACGAACATACACAATGTAGTCGATGACGGGAATTGTGGATTCAGATCAGTAGCTTCATCTCTTGGTTGCCATGAAGATTGTTGGCCGCAAATTATAAGTGAGTTGTTAGAAGAAATAAGAATGCATCATGCAACATATGTTGATATGTTTGGCGAAGTTGAATTGAAACGAATTTATAATGTGATCAATCTTCCACTAAATACTCCAGTAACTTCACAATATTGGATTATTTTGCCGATAATGGGTTTTCTAATTGCTTCAAGGTACAATGTGGTTTCGTTGTTCTTGAGCAATCTAGCAGATACGACATGTTTACCGCTTTGGTCCAGTCCACCCGTGGTACAATCACATTCTGTGTGTGTAATTGCTCGTGTACATGATAATCACTTTGTAAAAGTGGATTTGGCAGGAGATTATCCGGTACCTCCAACTCATCCACAATGGAATTACTATAAATATGACGCCGAATGGGAACGTCCTTATAAAAATTGA